The genomic DNA GGTCACGGGGATCGAGCAGATTAACACGGGGCTCAGCCGTCTCGAGAAGGTCACCCAGGGCACGGCGGCCGACGCCGAGGAAACCGCGGCCGCCAGCGAGGCCCTGGCCAGCCAGGCTTCGCAACTCACCGGCATCGTCCACGCCCTGATCGAGCTGGCCAGCGGGAAAGCCGTAAGCCAAGCGGACACCGCGGCGCACGCGGCGACCGAAGGCCGCACATCGGTCCGCTCCGCCGCGGAATCCGGCGGGGTGGAGGGCGTTTCGGAGCCGGATGCGCTCTAATCAGGCGGCCTGACTCGCCCTACCGAGGCAGGATGTCGTCTTTGGTCAGGCCGTCGATGTAGATCGGGGATTCGGTGAGGTTCAGGACGACGTGGCCGTCGGTGACCGGGGCGGTGGCGGAACCGGACGGTTTAGTTGGCGATGCTACGTCTGTGGGGCCTGCGGCATCCAGTCGGTGGCGCTGACGGGGCCGCTCTTGAAGGACGGGGCGGCATCGTCGTAGAACCAGCTTATCGGCAGGACTCGGAGCTTCAGGCCGCAGAAACCGGTCGGGTAGTCGTAGGTGATGATCGCGTGGCCGCGGACGAAGGTGCAGGATGGATAGGAGCAGTTGAGCGGCCCTGCCGGCTGAACCGGTGCGCACCAGATAACCCGTCCGGCGGCGGGCGGCTCGCCGATCGGAGCCGGCTCGACGCGGGTCTGGTCGTCGAGCGATTCGAGGTTCTTGAAGTGCTGCCAGGTGCGACAGCCGTCCTTGCTGATCGCGCAGGACAGACGATTGCGGACGAATCCCCAGTCGATCTCGGTTTTCGAGGCCTGGTTCCAGATCACCAGGATGTCATCGGAATTGGGCAGACGTTCGAGGCAGATCGGCGAGGTGCTGGCGGCCAGGTCGGTCGGCTCGGGCCGTTCCCAGCTATAGCCCTGGTCCTGCGAAATGGACTGCCATATCCGTCCGCTGTTGTTGCGAAGCATCATCAGGAGCCGCCCGTCGGGCAGTTCGACCGCCGCCGGTTCGCACCCTCCGATGGCTGAGTGCGGAACGGCCAGCGGCGGCCGCGAAAGCTGCCACGTCTCGCCCTCATCGTCGGAGAACATCACCTGACAGACCATGAACATCGGCGGGACGAAGCAGTCGAGGAGCGTGTAGTAGAACGGCAGGATGATCCGCCCGCGGCTTGTGACGAACGAGCGGGCGTCGGTCAGGCCGACGTAGCCTCGCCAGTCGGAGAGCCGCTTGGGTTCGCTCCAGGTCTTGCCGTCGTCGCGGCTCTTGCGCATCATCACGCGGCAGTCGTCGGGACCGTTCTTGCGGCAGTAGAACAGGGCGATATCGCCGGAGGGCAGGCGGAGGAAATCGGTTTCCATCGTCGACTGCTTGGCCTCGTTCTCCAGAATGCGGAAGGATTCGGACCAGGTTCGGCCGAGGTCACGGCTGATCTTGCCGGTGATCCGGCAGGGGCTCCAGTCGTGGCCCTCGCTGGAGTAGAACTCGGACCAGCCCAACAGCAGATCGCCGTTGGTCAGTTCGATCACGTCGGCTTCGCTGTTGCGCGGACTGCTCGGATCGCCGGGAACGACGACCGACTCGTGAAACACCTGCTGTGACATGG from Phycisphaerae bacterium includes the following:
- a CDS encoding exo-alpha-sialidase, which produces MSQQVFHESVVVPGDPSSPRNSEADVIELTNGDLLLGWSEFYSSEGHDWSPCRITGKISRDLGRTWSESFRILENEAKQSTMETDFLRLPSGDIALFYCRKNGPDDCRVMMRKSRDDGKTWSEPKRLSDWRGYVGLTDARSFVTSRGRIILPFYYTLLDCFVPPMFMVCQVMFSDDEGETWQLSRPPLAVPHSAIGGCEPAAVELPDGRLLMMLRNNSGRIWQSISQDQGYSWERPEPTDLAASTSPICLERLPNSDDILVIWNQASKTEIDWGFVRNRLSCAISKDGCRTWQHFKNLESLDDQTRVEPAPIGEPPAAGRVIWCAPVQPAGPLNCSYPSCTFVRGHAIITYDYPTGFCGLKLRVLPISWFYDDAAPSFKSGPVSATDWMPQAPQT